Proteins from a single region of Streptomyces sp. TN58:
- a CDS encoding SAV_2336 N-terminal domain-related protein — protein sequence MITRLLAALADGAGGGEDTGPRPGVGAEEIADILWLAARVDPAGSRPPPPASGGADAGRPPADDPQAPGTGAVHGGRADGQPAAKLFPAPVPGPAGKPADDGAGRRGAAVRLPRAASLDDPLALMRALRPVGRRSIGGPGEELDEQLTVERSIERMVPTPVLRPAESRWLDLALVVDTHHSMLLWADLVDELRRVLTRSGVFRDVRTWQLTGTGSGGTPMLTRGRYGAPRNPLELADPAGRRLILVLSDTVAGGWREASVQGVLRHWGAHNAVAVLNVLPERLWTRGAVRPVPFAVRADRPAAATRSWQRAATARRSRPRAGRPRTADVVPVVGVAPGSLARLARLVSGDGRWRRLACLRLDAEPGDPPAREAPAGPVRGALEVVERFRANASPTAQQLAAHLAAVPLTLPVMNLVRRSLLKDSEHGHLAEVALGGLFEPWGHERDPAQVEFAFRPGVREALLGSQLRGDVAAVRELVRRRVWEYMSRNRGTGPDFSATRVTDGREGRRRVAEEALPFATQPPRDPGLADRVVRVRYHGLPEPLEVGTLLTPRLVLTVGDVAPGAIGWVRAGEREISCQAVWWDDALPRVFLLLADEDLAGPQPGPEPQPWLTADPPPGRVRIDGRTDQGDAVALTGEVVPYEGARNGELVRLSAEPEAWTHYRGGPVSRDGALIGVVHGVWPDRMVFLSGRALLEQPGFRAAMAEHGPTVPPQEGGPWAVCLALRSAADVAHPAGRLLHAEAVELLMRVIADTGLTERPAGSEPGAPLFMLLDEPGALARAGRLLTGLHTALAASRPTDAGPLSLDVAVAAGHLAVPSGGDPTGLPTSEAARLLRHPEMAQGRRLRPGPLAAAVSRTVYEALGEKVGPTATRTLTPLGGGGWLSADPGELGAALTDADGPQDTGAGWPVCGRPAVDDVRAACTGVRLPGHDVCLAHLEPHEEHVYLGTLGPGSRVDFRGTTFREGLLQRLLDALRESRGRPVTLGEAAFDRATFVDDWNEGGIEFLAGASFTRAVFAGRARLGNSAFAGRVSFDRAVFLGVGDFDRSRFHAGADFRRAQFHGLAGFSDSVFQDEVSFARAVLDASADLNGIRVAGAADFSRALFRGLTGLSGASFAGPVSFASTTWETGLVSTGAVFEEPVDFGGAVFQGRVRLEQLRLPGAPGPAFEDRTGRWGVHRRPDDTWDIHLLATGSR from the coding sequence GTGATCACGCGACTCCTCGCCGCCCTCGCCGACGGCGCCGGGGGCGGCGAGGACACAGGACCGCGCCCCGGCGTCGGAGCGGAGGAGATCGCCGACATCCTGTGGCTGGCCGCCCGCGTGGACCCCGCCGGGTCCCGCCCGCCGCCGCCGGCGTCCGGCGGCGCCGACGCCGGGCGGCCACCGGCCGACGACCCGCAGGCGCCCGGCACCGGCGCCGTCCACGGGGGCCGGGCCGACGGGCAGCCCGCCGCCAAGCTCTTCCCCGCCCCCGTGCCCGGCCCCGCCGGGAAACCGGCCGACGACGGCGCCGGCCGGCGGGGCGCAGCCGTGCGGCTGCCCCGGGCCGCCTCCCTCGACGATCCGCTGGCGCTGATGAGAGCCCTGCGCCCGGTCGGGCGGCGCTCCATCGGCGGCCCCGGCGAGGAACTGGACGAACAGCTGACGGTCGAGCGCAGCATCGAGCGGATGGTGCCGACGCCCGTCCTGAGGCCAGCCGAGAGCCGCTGGCTGGACCTGGCACTGGTCGTCGACACGCACCACTCGATGCTGCTCTGGGCGGACCTCGTGGACGAGCTGCGCCGGGTGCTGACGCGCAGCGGCGTCTTCCGCGACGTACGCACCTGGCAGCTGACCGGCACCGGCTCCGGCGGCACCCCGATGCTCACCCGCGGCCGGTATGGCGCGCCCCGCAACCCGCTGGAACTGGCCGACCCCGCCGGCCGCAGGCTGATCCTCGTACTCTCCGACACCGTGGCGGGAGGCTGGCGCGAGGCCTCCGTGCAGGGAGTGCTCCGGCACTGGGGCGCGCACAACGCCGTGGCCGTGCTGAACGTCCTGCCCGAACGGCTGTGGACGCGCGGTGCCGTCCGGCCCGTCCCCTTCGCCGTCCGCGCCGACCGGCCGGCCGCCGCCACCCGCTCCTGGCAGCGTGCGGCGACCGCCCGCCGCTCCCGCCCCCGCGCCGGCCGCCCGCGTACCGCCGACGTCGTCCCCGTCGTCGGTGTCGCCCCGGGCAGCCTGGCCCGGCTGGCGCGGCTGGTCTCCGGCGACGGCCGCTGGCGGCGCCTGGCCTGCCTGCGGCTGGACGCGGAGCCGGGCGACCCGCCCGCCCGGGAAGCCCCGGCGGGCCCGGTCCGCGGCGCGCTGGAGGTGGTGGAGCGCTTCCGCGCGAACGCCTCCCCGACCGCCCAGCAGCTCGCCGCCCACCTGGCCGCCGTACCGCTGACCCTGCCCGTGATGAACCTGGTGCGGCGCTCCCTGCTGAAGGACTCCGAGCACGGGCACCTCGCGGAGGTCGCCCTCGGCGGGCTCTTCGAGCCCTGGGGTCACGAACGGGACCCCGCGCAGGTGGAGTTCGCGTTCCGGCCCGGCGTACGGGAGGCGCTGCTCGGCTCGCAGCTGCGCGGGGACGTGGCCGCCGTACGGGAGCTGGTCCGCCGGCGGGTGTGGGAGTACATGTCCCGCAACCGCGGCACCGGGCCGGACTTCTCCGCGACCCGGGTCACCGACGGCCGGGAGGGCCGCCGCCGGGTGGCCGAGGAGGCCCTGCCGTTCGCGACGCAGCCGCCCCGGGACCCGGGCCTCGCGGACCGTGTCGTACGGGTCCGCTACCACGGACTGCCGGAGCCGCTGGAGGTCGGCACCCTCCTGACACCCCGCCTGGTGCTCACGGTCGGGGACGTGGCGCCGGGGGCGATCGGCTGGGTGCGCGCCGGGGAACGGGAGATCTCCTGCCAGGCGGTGTGGTGGGACGACGCGCTGCCCCGGGTGTTCCTGCTCCTGGCCGACGAGGACCTGGCCGGCCCACAGCCCGGACCCGAACCCCAGCCGTGGCTGACGGCGGACCCGCCGCCGGGCCGCGTCAGGATCGACGGCCGCACCGACCAGGGCGACGCCGTCGCGCTGACGGGCGAGGTGGTCCCCTACGAGGGCGCCCGCAACGGCGAGCTGGTACGCCTCTCCGCGGAGCCGGAGGCCTGGACCCATTACCGCGGCGGCCCGGTCTCCCGCGACGGCGCGCTGATCGGCGTCGTCCACGGTGTCTGGCCGGACCGCATGGTGTTCCTGTCGGGCCGCGCCCTGCTCGAACAACCCGGATTCCGGGCGGCGATGGCGGAGCACGGGCCGACGGTCCCGCCCCAGGAGGGCGGACCCTGGGCGGTGTGCCTGGCCCTGCGGTCCGCCGCCGACGTCGCGCACCCGGCCGGGAGGCTGCTCCACGCGGAGGCGGTGGAACTGCTGATGCGGGTCATCGCGGACACGGGGCTCACCGAGCGGCCGGCCGGCAGCGAGCCGGGAGCGCCCCTGTTCATGCTCCTGGACGAGCCGGGAGCCCTGGCCAGGGCAGGCAGGCTGCTGACCGGACTCCACACGGCCCTGGCCGCGAGCCGGCCGACGGACGCCGGGCCCCTCTCGCTCGACGTGGCCGTGGCCGCGGGACACCTGGCAGTCCCGTCGGGCGGCGACCCGACCGGGCTGCCCACGTCCGAGGCCGCCCGGCTCCTGCGGCACCCTGAGATGGCGCAGGGGCGCCGGCTGCGCCCGGGGCCCCTCGCCGCGGCCGTGTCGCGCACCGTGTACGAGGCGCTCGGCGAGAAGGTCGGCCCCACCGCGACGCGTACGCTCACCCCACTCGGCGGCGGAGGCTGGCTGTCCGCCGACCCCGGGGAACTGGGCGCGGCCCTGACGGACGCCGACGGGCCGCAGGACACCGGCGCCGGGTGGCCGGTGTGCGGCCGCCCTGCGGTGGACGATGTCCGCGCCGCCTGCACCGGGGTCCGGCTGCCGGGCCACGACGTGTGCCTCGCCCATCTCGAACCCCATGAGGAGCACGTGTACCTGGGGACCCTCGGGCCCGGCTCCCGGGTGGACTTCCGGGGCACCACCTTCCGGGAAGGACTGCTCCAGCGGCTCCTCGACGCCCTGCGGGAGTCACGCGGACGGCCCGTCACGCTGGGCGAGGCCGCCTTCGACCGCGCCACCTTCGTCGACGACTGGAACGAGGGCGGCATCGAGTTCCTGGCCGGTGCCTCCTTCACGCGTGCCGTCTTCGCCGGGCGGGCCAGGCTCGGGAACTCCGCCTTCGCCGGACGGGTCTCCTTCGACCGCGCCGTGTTCCTGGGCGTCGGCGACTTCGACCGCAGCCGGTTCCACGCGGGAGCCGATTTCCGCCGCGCCCAGTTCCACGGTCTGGCGGGCTTCTCGGACAGCGTCTTCCAGGACGAGGTGAGCTTCGCCCGGGCGGTACTGGACGCCTCGGCGGACCTGAACGGGATACGGGTGGCCGGAGCGGCGGACTTCTCGCGCGCGCTGTTCCGCGGCCTGACCGGGCTGAGCGGGGCCTCCTTCGCCGGACCGGTCTCCTTCGCCTCCACCACCTGGGAAACGGGACTGGTGTCCACCGGCGCCGTCTTCGAGGAACCGGTGGACTTCGGCGGAGCCGTGTTCCAGGGCCGGGTCCGGCTGGAGCAGCTGCGCCTGCCGGGGGCGCCCGGGCCGGCCTTCGAGGACCGGACCGGCCGCTGGGGTGTCCACCGGCGCCCGGACGACACCTGGGACATCCACCTCCTGGCCACCGGGTCGCGGTGA
- a CDS encoding ion transporter, translating to MTDPRPAGRGRMKLAARCRVATEAPAFGVVVFCVILLNAALMGVETYSGLAAEHQRLLWTAEHCCLALFTVEMVLRAGAFADRPKAFFRDPWNLFDLAVVASAFVPFVRENTTLLRLLRLARVLRTARFLPHLRILLIAVGRSLPGTASFLFVGGLVLYVYAMVGWVCFAESDPGHYGSVGRAMLTLFLLTTLDGLTDAVRAGLEISRLSIVYYASYALLASFVLVNVLIGVVLNSLDEAREIEDAADRERKQPGPPPGAGGPDADVRDRIAAARRALDELEASLPAPDGRPARRLETSPSGS from the coding sequence ATGACAGACCCCAGGCCCGCCGGACGCGGCCGGATGAAGCTGGCGGCACGCTGCCGCGTGGCCACCGAGGCACCCGCCTTCGGCGTGGTCGTCTTCTGCGTCATCCTGCTCAACGCCGCGCTGATGGGTGTCGAGACCTACAGCGGGCTCGCCGCGGAGCACCAGCGGCTGCTGTGGACCGCCGAGCACTGCTGCCTGGCCCTGTTCACCGTGGAGATGGTGCTGCGCGCCGGCGCCTTCGCGGACCGGCCGAAAGCATTCTTCCGCGACCCGTGGAACCTCTTCGACCTCGCGGTGGTCGCCTCCGCCTTCGTCCCGTTCGTCCGCGAGAACACCACCCTGCTGCGGCTGCTGCGGCTGGCCCGGGTGCTGCGTACGGCCCGCTTCCTGCCGCACCTGCGCATCCTGCTGATCGCGGTCGGCCGCAGCCTGCCCGGGACCGCCAGCTTCCTCTTCGTCGGCGGACTGGTGCTGTACGTGTACGCCATGGTCGGCTGGGTCTGCTTCGCCGAGTCCGACCCGGGGCACTACGGCTCCGTCGGCCGTGCGATGCTCACGCTGTTCCTGCTGACCACCCTGGACGGCCTGACCGACGCCGTCCGCGCGGGCCTGGAGATCTCCCGCCTCAGCATCGTCTACTACGCCTCCTACGCGCTGCTCGCCTCCTTCGTCCTGGTCAACGTCCTCATCGGGGTGGTGCTCAACTCCCTCGACGAGGCACGCGAGATCGAGGACGCGGCCGACCGCGAACGCAAGCAGCCGGGGCCGCCGCCGGGCGCGGGCGGACCCGACGCCGACGTCCGCGACCGCATCGCGGCGGCCCGCCGCGCCCTGGACGAGCTCGAAGCGAGCCTGCCCGCACCCGACGGACGGCCCGCGCGCCGCCTGGAGACCTCCCCCAGCGGGTCCTGA
- a CDS encoding acyltransferase, translating to MSVRIQPTSQVDESARLGEGTTIWDLAQIREKATLGRGCVVGRGAYVGPGVRIGDHVKLQNHALVYEPAVLGDGVFIGPAAVLTNDFYPRAVDPDGTLKRAGDWEASGVVVAEGASLGARSVCVAGVRVGRWALVAAGAVVSRDVPDFALVAGVPARRIGWVGRAGVRLVERDGEPGTWECPRTGALHDERNGTLSERN from the coding sequence GTGAGTGTCCGTATCCAACCCACCTCGCAGGTCGACGAGAGCGCCCGGCTCGGCGAGGGGACCACGATCTGGGATCTGGCGCAGATACGCGAGAAGGCCACGCTCGGCCGCGGGTGCGTCGTCGGGCGCGGCGCGTACGTCGGGCCCGGCGTACGGATCGGCGACCACGTCAAGCTCCAGAACCACGCGCTCGTCTACGAGCCGGCCGTGCTCGGCGACGGGGTGTTCATCGGCCCGGCCGCGGTCCTCACCAACGACTTCTACCCCCGCGCGGTGGACCCCGACGGCACCCTCAAGCGTGCCGGCGACTGGGAGGCCTCCGGAGTCGTCGTCGCCGAGGGCGCCTCACTGGGGGCCCGGTCGGTGTGTGTGGCCGGCGTGCGCGTCGGGCGCTGGGCCCTTGTCGCGGCCGGGGCGGTGGTCTCCAGGGACGTCCCGGACTTCGCCCTGGTGGCCGGGGTGCCGGCCCGCCGGATCGGCTGGGTGGGCCGCGCCGGGGTCCGTCTGGTGGAGCGCGACGGCGAGCCGGGCACCTGGGAGTGCCCGCGCACCGGGGCGCTGCACGACGAGCGGAACGGCACGCTCAGCGAAAGAAACTGA
- a CDS encoding WecB/TagA/CpsF family glycosyltransferase → MTRPTLFGVALDPLTMDETVQRCLDAVRRGEQIEIGMLNAAKLVNMRRDPALAAAVAGCDLVLADGQAVVWAGRVLGVRLPERVAGIDLFMRLLAAAEVADIPVYLLGARQEVLEMMLGQISERFPELRVAGSRNGYFDDSEQQEVADAVAGSGARLLFLGMTSPKKEIFTAGYGKRTGAHVVHGVGGSFDILAGITRRAPLAWQRMGLEWFYRTLQEPRRLGRRYLTTNAAFLAMTVRELIHRTPSAASANRSHR, encoded by the coding sequence ATGACCCGACCCACCCTCTTCGGGGTCGCCCTCGACCCCCTGACCATGGACGAGACCGTGCAGCGCTGCCTCGACGCCGTACGGCGCGGGGAGCAGATCGAGATCGGCATGCTCAACGCCGCCAAGCTCGTCAACATGCGCCGCGACCCGGCCCTGGCCGCAGCGGTCGCCGGCTGCGACCTCGTCCTGGCCGACGGCCAGGCAGTGGTCTGGGCCGGCCGCGTCCTGGGCGTCCGACTCCCCGAACGCGTCGCCGGCATCGACCTGTTCATGCGCCTGCTCGCCGCCGCCGAGGTCGCGGACATCCCCGTCTACCTCCTCGGCGCCCGCCAGGAGGTCCTGGAGATGATGCTCGGACAGATCTCCGAACGCTTCCCGGAACTGCGCGTCGCGGGCAGCCGCAACGGCTACTTCGACGACTCCGAACAGCAGGAAGTCGCCGACGCCGTCGCCGGCAGCGGCGCCCGGCTGCTCTTCCTCGGCATGACCTCACCCAAGAAGGAGATCTTCACCGCCGGCTACGGCAAGCGCACCGGCGCCCACGTCGTACACGGCGTCGGAGGCTCCTTCGACATCCTCGCCGGCATCACCAGACGAGCCCCCCTGGCCTGGCAGCGGATGGGCCTCGAATGGTTCTACCGCACCCTCCAGGAACCGCGCCGCCTCGGCAGGCGCTACCTCACCACCAACGCCGCCTTCCTCGCCATGACGGTCCGCGAGCTCATCCACCGCACCCCGTCTGCAGCCTCCGCGAACAGGAGCCACCGCTGA
- a CDS encoding nucleotide sugar dehydrogenase: protein MRVVVVGQGYVGLPLAVRAAEVGHQVIGYDVDARRVKSLAAGESYVEDVSSERLARALERGTYRPSELARDCGGFDVAVVTVPTPLQDGAPDLRYIEESAHTLARFLRPGATVILESTTYPGTTEELFAPILEDGSGLTAGADFHLGYSPERIDPGNTVWGFQQTPKVVSGVDAASLKAVEAFYGQLVDTTVPVRSPKEAELAKLLENTFRHVNIALVNEIAMFARHLDIDVWQSIEAASSKPFGFMKFTPGPGVGGHCLPIDPSYLNWRVQRELGQNFRFVELANDINNHMPEYVTRRVIDALNTRRRSVNGSRVLLLGLAYKKNTGDARESPAVRIAELLLDMGAKVRAVDPHVVESVKADARLARVEATRKELAAADVVVLLTDHDSFDYQMITEHASFVLDTRNRMTGPKVEVL from the coding sequence ATGCGCGTCGTCGTCGTGGGACAGGGATACGTAGGCCTCCCCCTGGCCGTCCGGGCCGCCGAGGTCGGCCACCAGGTGATCGGATACGACGTCGACGCGCGGCGGGTCAAAAGCCTCGCCGCCGGAGAGTCGTACGTGGAGGACGTCTCCTCCGAACGCCTCGCCCGCGCCCTGGAGCGCGGCACCTACCGGCCCAGCGAACTCGCCCGCGACTGCGGCGGATTCGACGTCGCCGTCGTCACCGTCCCCACCCCCCTGCAGGACGGGGCGCCCGACCTGCGCTACATCGAGGAGTCGGCCCACACCCTGGCCCGCTTCCTGCGCCCGGGCGCCACCGTCATCCTGGAGTCCACCACCTACCCGGGCACCACCGAGGAACTGTTCGCCCCCATCCTGGAGGACGGCTCCGGCCTCACCGCCGGCGCCGACTTCCACCTCGGCTACAGCCCCGAGCGCATCGACCCCGGCAACACCGTCTGGGGCTTCCAGCAGACCCCGAAGGTCGTCTCCGGAGTCGACGCAGCCTCCCTCAAGGCCGTCGAGGCCTTCTACGGACAGCTCGTCGACACCACCGTGCCCGTGCGCTCGCCCAAGGAGGCCGAGCTGGCGAAGCTGCTGGAGAACACCTTCCGGCACGTGAACATCGCCCTCGTCAACGAGATCGCCATGTTCGCCCGCCACCTCGACATCGACGTCTGGCAGTCCATCGAGGCAGCCTCCAGCAAGCCCTTCGGCTTCATGAAGTTCACCCCCGGACCCGGCGTCGGCGGGCACTGCCTGCCCATCGACCCCTCCTACCTGAACTGGCGCGTCCAGCGCGAACTCGGCCAGAACTTCCGCTTCGTCGAACTCGCCAACGACATCAACAACCACATGCCCGAATACGTCACCCGGCGGGTGATCGACGCCCTCAACACCAGACGCCGCTCCGTCAACGGCTCCCGCGTCCTGCTGCTCGGCCTCGCGTACAAGAAGAACACCGGCGACGCCCGCGAGTCGCCCGCCGTACGCATCGCCGAACTGCTCCTCGACATGGGCGCCAAGGTCCGCGCGGTCGACCCGCACGTGGTGGAGAGCGTCAAGGCCGACGCCCGCCTCGCCCGCGTCGAGGCGACCCGCAAGGAGCTGGCGGCCGCCGACGTCGTCGTCCTGCTCACCGACCACGACTCCTTCGACTACCAGATGATCACCGAGCACGCCTCCTTCGTCCTCGACACCCGCAACCGCATGACCGGCCCGAAGGTGGAGGTGCTCTGA
- the wecB gene encoding non-hydrolyzing UDP-N-acetylglucosamine 2-epimerase — MARIVCVAGARPNYMKIKPVMDALERRGADVVLVHTGQHYDQSMNDVFFRDLGIRPPDRYLGAGSGSHARQTGRVMAAFEPLVEELAPDAVVVVGDVNSTLACALVTAKAGPLLAHVEAGLRSRDWTMPEEVNRVATDRVSDHLLAPSPDAAANLRAEGYREDQIHVVGNVMIDTLLANLERARRSDVLDRHGLTRGGYGLVTLHRPANVDDPGALRGLLKALGEIAGRCPLLLPVHPRAADRLAEAGVPDGIRLVPAAGYLDFIALQDSARLVLTDSGGVQEETTALGVPCVTLRDNTERPVTIEEGTNVLAGTDPDRIVATAEQVLDAPPEPRCPALWDGRAGERIAAVLLDGGTARTRPRPTDLVPAAGPGPQ, encoded by the coding sequence ATGGCCAGGATCGTCTGCGTCGCCGGCGCCCGCCCCAACTACATGAAGATCAAACCGGTGATGGACGCACTGGAGCGCCGCGGCGCCGACGTGGTCCTCGTCCACACCGGACAGCACTACGACCAGTCCATGAACGACGTCTTCTTCCGCGACCTCGGCATCCGGCCGCCCGACCGGTACCTGGGCGCCGGCTCCGGCAGCCACGCCCGGCAGACCGGCCGGGTGATGGCCGCCTTCGAGCCGCTCGTCGAGGAACTGGCCCCCGACGCCGTGGTCGTCGTCGGGGACGTCAACTCCACCCTCGCCTGCGCCCTGGTCACCGCGAAGGCCGGCCCCCTGCTGGCCCACGTGGAGGCCGGCCTGCGCAGCCGCGACTGGACCATGCCCGAGGAGGTCAACCGGGTCGCCACCGACCGCGTCAGCGACCACCTGCTGGCCCCCTCGCCCGACGCGGCCGCGAACCTGCGCGCGGAGGGCTACCGCGAGGACCAGATCCACGTCGTCGGCAACGTCATGATCGACACGCTCCTCGCCAACCTGGAACGGGCCCGGCGGTCCGACGTCCTGGACCGCCACGGGCTCACCCGCGGCGGGTACGGCCTGGTCACCCTGCACCGGCCCGCCAACGTGGACGACCCCGGGGCGCTGCGCGGCCTGCTCAAGGCCCTCGGCGAGATCGCCGGCCGCTGCCCCCTGCTGCTGCCCGTGCACCCGCGGGCCGCCGACCGGCTCGCCGAAGCCGGCGTGCCCGACGGCATCCGGCTCGTACCGGCCGCCGGATACCTCGACTTCATCGCCCTGCAGGACTCCGCCCGCCTGGTCCTCACCGACTCCGGGGGCGTCCAGGAGGAGACCACCGCGCTGGGCGTGCCCTGCGTGACCCTGCGGGACAACACCGAGCGCCCCGTCACCATCGAGGAGGGCACCAACGTCCTGGCCGGCACGGACCCGGACCGGATCGTCGCCACCGCCGAGCAGGTGCTGGACGCCCCGCCCGAGCCGCGCTGCCCCGCACTGTGGGACGGCCGCGCCGGCGAGCGCATCGCCGCCGTCCTCCTCGACGGCGGCACCGCCCGCACCCGGCCCAGACCCACCGACCTCGTACCGGCCGCCGGGCCCGGGCCGCAGTAA